AAACACTTTCAATTCAATATCAAGACACCCTGTAGACATTGGTTTGTGTCACTGTCATCCACATTTTGAATGCTACTGTGGTAAAGCATTATACCCGTGCTTGCCCTCCCTGGTGCTTCTTTCTACCCATTTCCATGGGTGGTAGGCCAGCATCAGCTCTTGATAAGCTGGGACTAATTCAGCCATGCTTGCAGATGTGCAGGCTAATACATTTGTGTCTGATTATATTTTGTTAGCTGGgtgaaattatgttttagggtCCATTCTTTTACCTAGGGCCTAATAGGCCATCTGAAAGTCAACAAGGCCCATTGTTCTCTGTACTGAACAAATGAGGTCATGCTAGCCCTtccaaggaaaaaaaaacacaaaaacgaaCAAACACAGGGCGGACCCTGAAACCCCAGTGATCTGAGTAATTGGTCCTGTTTGAAAGCCGAATGTAATTCAGCCAGACTGTTTCCTTTTTAACTCTGCACATTCTGTGACTAAAACAGCCTGCCAATTGGCACTGTGTGCATCTGGTGATGGTCTCAGTTTATTTCACAGTAGTGGCAAACTTGGCAAAACATTCAGAATGTTGTAATGAATTAAGATGCATTACAGAATACATTTGTGTGATTTTACTTAGAGAAAATGTGTAAATTCCGTTTAACTTTAACCCGTGCCATACATAATCTGttacacaaaattaataaacactTATGTCATGAGTTCAGAGGCTTACACTTCTGGCCCTCAGACAGAGTGCCAAACAATGGACCCATCTGTTTTAGCTCCTGCCTGACTGTGTGCCCTGCCACAagtacactgcacatcaccttCTGTCATGCTAGATAACAGCGTTGATAATTATTGCTTTTTAAAGCAAAGCTGTTTACATCACTTCCTGTGTCTGGTGGATGTCACATGCTCATGCACACCCACTCcaaagcacacatacacacaaagtaAACTGTCAGCATGAAGGCCCGAAGGCCTTATAATTGTTTGCATATGTAACAGGGGAAGGGCATTTTTAACAGGCAATCCAGCCAAGCACAGTGAAAAAATACAATGTGGTTGTTTGTGTTGCTGGTGTTACTGAAGTTGAATAAAGGCTAAAACAATAGCCCACTTCCTAGTTAGTGTGACCAAGCCTTCAGTTTCTAAGAGCTGTATTCCTGTTCAAGGGAGAGGACAAGGTGTCATTTAAATGGAATGACAATGAAAATATACTGTGGTTCAAAGTCTCCAAATGTATTACAACAAGGGTTGGCACAAGAAATTTCTTTTCTAACAAGCACTGCAAACCAATTTATTATAACATAGGCTGGTGTATAAACTTGGGattaatgtaaaacatttttctACCATGCTACATTTGAATTAGTAATGAATTGATTCTTTAGTTTCAGTTTTACTGGGGAAATAAACCAGAACACCAACACATGCTTTGATTTAATACTATAATCATATAAAatgtgggcagcacggtggccttacaacaagaaggtcctgggtgcgattcccaggtggggcggtacgggtcctttctgtgtggagtttgcatgttctccccgtgtctgcgtgggtttcctccgaggtCTCctgttacctcccacagtccaaagacatgcaagtgaggtgaattggagacactaaattgtccatgactgtgtttgatattaaacttgtgaactgatgaagcttgtgtaatgagtaactaccgtttctgtcatgaatgtaaccaaattgtaaaacatgacgttaaaatcataataaacaaacaaacatataaaatgtaaaacagacTTCTATATtatacaagtttttttttaaaccatatTAATGTGTGTTTAGCCCCAGGTAGTATTTTGTACCTCTATACATGTATTGTTTCagcataaaagcactttgtggaGAAGAAAAAGGAAAGGTATTGCTGATTTTTATTCCTAAATGTTATCATGTTGCCTACTCTAAaggcagcacagtggtgcagctggcATTgcaggtgctgcacagcaacttGGGTCCTGGGGAtttgggtttgatcctcgtTTCCAGTTACTGTCTATGAGGAGTCTTTATAACAAGTAGATGGTGGACTAGCTACTCTAAATGAACgaaaaagtgttttttaatgGCTCAGCACTATATGGCTGAAATTATTCACTATTATGCCACAAAAGCATTGGTAAAACCAGACACTAATGCTTGGCTAAAATACCAGCTGAAGCTGGCATTTTAATCTGCCCTAAATGTGTTGagtagggttgaggtctgggctctgtgTAGCTCAGTCAAGTACTTCCTCACCAAACTTAGCCAGCATTCTTCATTTGTACTGTCATAGCAAATGGGAAGCAATTAAAAACTAAGAGGGCTGTCTAAGTAAACAATATAGGGAACTAACCTCATTGTTTTCAGAATTGCTTGCTTCTTCGCACAAATCCACCCAGCCTGAGCGAATATAATAAAACAGCTGTTCAATTTAGTGTGGACTGTGCTACTGTATTTCATACAAGGAAGATAGATAATCTTTTAATTATAGAAAAATAGTTCACTCCTTTCTTTTAGGTCACATGCCCAGACATGTATATGAATTTACTTCTGAAATATTGACTAATCTTTGTAACATCATTGTAACATCATTGTAACATCAAGTAACTGATAGTCATATTCCATTATAATTGATTAGATCAGCATTTCTCAAACCTGGTCTGAATACATGATTAGCTGAATCAATCAGTCAATAATCCAATGATTGCTAGAAAGTTGCAGTTCTAGTCCTAGCTATGTAGTGACAAAGTAGCTTGCATGTGTTgggtgtatacagtgtatcacaaaagtgagtacacccctcacatttttgcaaatattttattatatcttttcatgggacaacactatagaaataaaacttggatataacttagagtagtcagtgtacaacttgtatagcagtgtagatttactgtcttctgaaaataactcaacacacagccattaatgtctaaatggctggcaacataagtgagtacaccccacagtgaacatgtccaaattgtgcccaaagtgtcaatattttgtgtgaccaccattattatccagcactgccttaaccctcctgggcatggaattcaccagagctgcacaggttgctactggaatcctcttccactcctccatgatgacatcacggagctggtggatgttagacaccttgaactcctccaccttccacttgaggatgcgccacaggtgctcaattgggtttagtccatcacctttaccttcagcttcctcagcaaggcagttgtcatcttggaggttgtgtttgaggtcgttatcctgttggaaaactgccatgaggcccagttttcgaagggaggggatcatgctctgtttcagaatgtcacagtacatgttggaattcatgtttccctcaatgaactgcagctccccagtgccagcaacactcatgcagcccaagaccatgatgctaccaccaccatgcttgactgtaggcaagatacagttgtcttggtacttctcaccagggcgccgccacacatgctggacaccatctgagccaaacaagtttatcttggtctcgtcagaccacagggcattccagtaatccatgttcttggactgcttgtcttcagcaaactgtttgcgggctttcttgtgcgtcagcttccttctgggatgacgaccatgcagaccgagttgatgcagtgtgtggcgtatggtctgagcactgacaggctgccctcccacgtcttcaacctctgcagcaatgctggcagcactcatgtgtctattttttaaagccaacctctggatatgacgccgaacacgtggactcaacttctttggtcgaccctggcgaagcctgttccgagtggaacctgtcctggaaaaccgctgtatgaccttggccaccatgctgtagctcagtttcagggtgttagcaatcttcttatagcccaggccatctttgtggagagcaacaattctatttctcacatcctcagagagttctttgccatgaggtgccatgttgaatatccagtggccagtatgagagaattgtacccaaaacaccaaatttaacagccctgctccccatttacacctgggaccttgacacatgacaccagggagggacaacgacacatttgggcacaatttggacatgttcactgtggggtgtactcacttatgttgccagctatttagacattaatggctgtgtgttgagttattttcagaagacagtaaatctacactgctatacaagctgtacactgactactctaagttatatccaagtttcatgtctatagtgttgtcccatgaaaagatataatgaaatatttgcagaaatacagagatacactgtatgtagagTTTAGGCTGAGGCACTGCAAAGTGGGATAAACAGTAAATACTGTTGTATCTGTGCCCCCAGCCTCATTTACTAATTCAAATGATTAAAGATGTGTGATCATTGCAAAGCCTTTTTTCTCTACATGTAAAGCAGAAGTGATGAACTTAATGGTAACTAAAGAGTTTTGATATCAAAAGTTTCCTGTTGTAATGAAAGTAATTTCTGAGTCTATTTCAGTGAgtctatttttatatatattttgtttatgcattttcttccctttttctccctttttttagtgcggccaattgcccgattacgtcatgcctcctctccaccaatgctgatccctgctctgattgaggagaacgaagctaacccctccgacacgtgggcaacatgccgtatgcatcttatcacgcacactttgacgagtgcagtgcagtgcagctcagccttgtgtatggagagacacaccctcaatcagccagcagagatcgtaattgcattagttatgagagacagagaccccatctggcttagtcccgcccatgtctgaacaacaggccaatcatgtggccgctcagcctagcgggcaggcagagctgagattcgatacgatgtattcgagatcccagctctggttccagcgtgtgtttttaccgctgcgccacctgagcggccagtgaGTCTGTTTTTTATGTGACAAATAGAATTCACATTTTTACTATTTGGCTATTTATAAACTTTGTACTCAAGCATTAACAAGTGATGTGTCATGCTGTCATGTTGTCATGTATCATGTTTCGATTAACATATTTCAATCTTCATTCTGGTTTACAAAAACTCCCCACCACCACATCACTGACTCCCAAAGGTCCCAGAGCCTTACCTGCAAACCACTGTTTATAGCACACAAAGATAATATGTATGAAACTGGTATTTTCAACATGTCTCATTATCAATGTTAGCTAGATAGATAATATTTTAGATTATATAGTATCTCCAGAAAGATGTACTTTTAACAGTTGTTTTGGAATTTAATAACTCAGCAAAGTCTAAAGAACCTTTATCTGACCGGCGCAGCTCTTTCAACACAGTGAAGGGTCAAACTCCATGGCAACTTTCACTAAACAAATACGTTTAGTGATAGGCAACAGTACTGAGGCATTCCTCACAGACTGTACACTGTTGTAGACTGTAAGGTCATCTTACAAAGACATACTTCAACATAGACTACAGAAAGAGTGTTTCACATTATTCAGTCACAATGTATTGATTTGATTTGTAACCAACCCATAATCATCTGATCCAACTGGGATGACTTGACAATAAGTTTACAAACTGTATTAGGTTTGATAGGAGTAGAGTAAATCTGGAGAGCAATGACACATATCACAAAAAGGCTATGCATCTAATCTTGATGGTAaccaaataaaatacatatttcatATATCTGTAAACATTCAGAATTGTCAGTGCATGTGGCATAGCAGTTATTTCTGCAAAGGTTTACTGgttttaaatacaaatacagcagCTTATGCTACTGCATTAACCAGGGCATACGTCTGGTTAATTTACTGAGTTGGCATTATGTGTAAAAGCACACCAGATCGTTTAGTATAACACAATAGTTTGTGAGTGAACAAAGGCTAATATGTTACTGGGTAAGATAAATACTAAGGCTAGTGTTTTACATATTAACATAGTAAAGAGACACCAGGATGAAGCATTACAACCAACTGTTCTGATGGGTAACATGGGTGAGGGGTTTTTGCACATGCAACTGCACCTTACCATAGGAAGTCTGTATTATGACCCTATACCTAATTAAGCTAAATAGTTCGTTGACTGAAACTTACCAAAGTAGAAACACAGCATTCACTTATCTTGTAAAGCATTTATGCCATCCATAATTTACTTTTCCTTTCTATAACTTGTGGTGAGTCGTTACAAACAGGCTGAATTTCctatagtgcttctatattgcaGAAATATTTCATATGGCATGACAAATCCTCAACATATCAGTTCAGTTCATAGAGGCTGAATATTACCTAAAATTAATTGTCTGGTTGTTTTTATAATAAAGATGATGTAAACCTAACCATACACAAAACATGCAGTCCATGTAAATGACATAAACTAGGATACAAAATTAACAAAAGTAATAACTAATTAATCATTTTGTGACGTAAAATCAATACCAAACAGAAACAAATATgtgatttaaaatataaaagcttTACATGTAGCCCAGTAAGATGTCATAAGGAATCATTGTAAGTAAATCAAAAGTAATAGTGCATTAGTTAAGCACATTAAAGATGCATGTGATAATCTAAAGCATATAAACATAGAGTTTGCCAGATCTATTGTATGTAGAATTAATGTCACATCACATGTACCAGGTTGTTACATGTGGGTGCTACCTGGTGAACTTATGTGTAAAGCCTTCACGTGTGAATTACATTTTATGCTACCctaatatttgtatatatatatatatatatatatatatatatatatatatatatatatatatatatatatatatatatatatatatatatatatatatatatatatattacacagTACTGTCAATATAAACATTCATGAAATTGACCTTAAACAAAATGGAAACATACAAAGGCATTTGATCAacaattactaaaataaaatgagtcattttatattaaaaataaataataattataattaaagctATCAACGTTTAACATGCTGTATGTTAATGCATATTTCCTAATGAGTGTGGTAATCACAATCATCTCAAATGATTGAGATTAAGTGTTTATATAATGCAACAGGCCTATGTAGCACCTATCTTTTgcataaaactaaaataagtACAACATAGAAGATATTGGTCCAACGTTATAAGGAAACGTGCATACTACTGCACGCAAAAATGGCTTTAATCTGGGAACCTGAAGACTGATAGAGCAACTGGtagtgtaaaaaaaatctctaATATCTGTCTCTAATCTCTGGCCAGAATCTGACAAAAAGAAATTCAGATGAAAATGACCAGgcatacacttttttttttttaatttggggttttaaaaaaacaaaacttttcTGAAGTCATGCTGGTTTCATCTCAAGAAGCTGCAATTTCATTGCAaggatataattttttattatttctttagcaTAACAAATCGATTGACATACATCAAAGCaattattaaatttaataaaaacaaaaataagctTGTCCGATTGCATTGGGCAGTTAATGGATATTGTAGGCTACTCACTGGCCAGAATCCAGAGCACCATGTAAGAGTAGGTGACTAAGAGTCATGAGGTTAGTAAACACTTTCAGAGGTCCAAGGTCAGTCCAGAAATGCTGAATTGCAAACTTCAGCAAAAGGCCCTTGTACTCCCACCTCACTCATGGGCAAAACCTGGCCTCCATTAATGCAAAATGCAAGCAGAATACCAGCCTAAAAAGAGTTATGTGGTTTAAAGAAAATATCAGCAATCAAACCAAACTTtttcaatgattaaaaaaatctacatcttcatagtttttaaaaaaatactttgtGATAACGTAAGACAATGAGTATGATTTGCTTGTATTGGAATTATGCTGCGAAAAGCAAACTTAAGAGCTAGCAAAAATATGTACTGTAAAAGAAACTGTTGCAGGGCATGATCAGTCAAAAGAATTACAAGGAAACTCATCTGActcataaacaacaacaacaaaaaacattaaatgctTCTGTTTTTTCTTGCATCGTTTTACTTTATGTATCATCTCTTGCACTGACCAGTCTAACTGACAGTACATTAAGATTTGTAATTTGAAGTAAGCCAGGTCAGGCCCTCATATAGTCCATCACCTGTGGTAGCGCACGAAGGCTGAACGTACCAATTCCTGTCTCGAATCCGGGTCAAACCAAGCTTCTCCTGTATCTCATGTGGCTTCATGGCATCCGGGAGGTCTTGCTTGTTGGCGAAAATCAAGATAATGGCATCCCTCATCTCCCGATCATTAATGATGCGGTGCAGCTCTTGTCTCCCTTCGTCTATGCGATCCCTGTCAGCGCAGTCCACCACGAAGATGAGGCCTTGCGTGCCTGTGTAATAGTGCCTCCAAAGGGGTCGGATCTTGTCCTGACCTCCCACATCCCAGACGTTAAACTTTACGTTCTTGTAGGTGACTGTTTCAACGTTGAAGCCGACGGTTGGAATAGTGGTCACCGACTGTCCTAATTTTAGTTTGTAAAGAATGGTGGTTTTACCAGCTGCATCAAGTCCAAGCATCAATATTCTCATTTCTTTGTTGCCAAAAATCTTGGAAAGCATTTTCCCCATCTTGTTGGCTGTGCATATATTACGTTTGTGGAAGAAGAAAATACAAGGAAGGTTTTGGTTATGTAGCCTAACTTTGGCTGGATTATTTGCTATTGTAA
The sequence above is drawn from the Trichomycterus rosablanca isolate fTriRos1 chromosome 9, fTriRos1.hap1, whole genome shotgun sequence genome and encodes:
- the arf6a gene encoding ADP-ribosylation factor 6a — protein: MGKMLSKIFGNKEMRILMLGLDAAGKTTILYKLKLGQSVTTIPTVGFNVETVTYKNVKFNVWDVGGQDKIRPLWRHYYTGTQGLIFVVDCADRDRIDEGRQELHRIINDREMRDAIILIFANKQDLPDAMKPHEIQEKLGLTRIRDRNWYVQPSCATTGDGLYEGLTWLTSNYKS